A single region of the Penaeus monodon isolate SGIC_2016 chromosome 18, NSTDA_Pmon_1, whole genome shotgun sequence genome encodes:
- the LOC119584750 gene encoding craniofacial development protein 2-like, translating into MEVDCCSDSLMVVRLCGTPVDLVVMVVYMPTSDNLDEEVEKMYDKVEEKMTCKGKDYVVVLGDINATLGDEKILNMVGNSGLRKRNIRVEMLVDFCVRNNLTITNTLFKNNNRRRYTSKAPEGIRKLWLDYVIVRQRYKTSKKNSCFYPAADVDSDHKMVIMKVNLKLKKEPKQN; encoded by the coding sequence ATGGAGGTTGATTGCTGCAGTGACAGTCTAATGGTGGTAAGATTGTGTGGGACACCAGTAGATCTAGTGGTGATGGTTGTATACATGCCAACAAGCGATAATCTAGATGAAGAGGTGGAAAAAATGTATGACAAAGTCGAAGAAAAAATGACATGTAAAGGCAAAGATTACGTAGTGGTACTTGGAGATATTAATGCAACTCTTGGAGATGAAAAGATCTTGAACATGGTCGGAAATTCTGGGCTGCGGAAAAGAAACATCAGAGTCGAGATGCTAGTAGACTTTTGTGTGAGAAACAATCTGACGATAACAAACACATTAttcaagaataacaacagaaggAGGTACACTTCCAAAGCACCAGAAGGTATAAGGAAATTGTGGCTGGATTACGTCATTGTCAGACAAAGGTACAAGACAAGTAAGAAGAACTCGTGTTTCTACCCAGCGGCAGATGTTGATTCTGATCACAAAATGGTGATTATGAAAGTCAATCTCAAGCTGAAGAAGGAGCCAAAGCAAAATTAA